A single window of Mycosarcoma maydis chromosome 1, whole genome shotgun sequence DNA harbors:
- a CDS encoding uncharacterized protein (related to exosome complex exonuclease): MAPQVLSRSQGDFFLRGLTSDPPQRSDGRDLLAFRSLDVETGVAAQANGSSRITLGGTEILCGIKAEVRSFGDDSDDEDEEAEFRTQDELELASESRKMGRIKCSVDYSQSLIHSFDSKSLDSLSISLSSMVNSTFSPRSCPLPLQQLLIIANAKHWTIYIDLLVNSLSGGNLFDAAFAAIFSAFYDTRVPVTRGVAFEAPTTLDASGKTVQGAFANAQGDLDQMGIKGLLKKKPKSNAAGPSRNGAGPSSKVVDFELEHSGEDGTTLEGRQDLPLCITVNVLPNSYLLDATVDEEACIGSRVQVLATRSSKVLCVRSEGTEEIPFKRVSEAIHIGTVQAARLADALLQELTNTAAPNDVEDQDDLVHASSQGSMDVDA, from the coding sequence CGGATCCACCACAGCGTTCTGACGGGCGAGATCTTCTCGCCTTTCGTTCTCTCGATGTCGAGACAGGCGTGGCTGCGCAAGCAAACGGCTCTTCTCGCATAACCCTTGGAGGTACAGAGATCTTGTGCGGCATCAAAGCGGAAGTGCGCAGCTTTGGAGATGATAgtgatgatgaagacgaggaagccGAGTTCCGAACCCaggacgagctcgagctggcgagCGAAAGCAGAAAGATGGGCAGAATCAAGTGCTCTGTCGACTATTCGCAATCATTGATACATTCCTTTGACAGCAAAAGTCTTGATTCACTATCGATATCACTCTCATCTATGGTGAATTCGACCTTTTCCCCGCGGTCGTGCCCGCTTCccctgcagcagctgctcatcattgccaacgccaagcACTGGACAATATACATTGATCTCTTGGTCAACTCGCTCTCAGGCGGCAACCTCTTTGATGCTGCTTTTGCAGCCATATTTTCCGCCTTCTACGATACACGTGTACCTGTGACGCGTGGTGTAGCGTTCGAGGCGCCTACTACACTGGATGCGTCGGGCAAGACGGTGCAAGGCGCTTTCGCCAATGCACAGGGTGATCTCGATCAGATGGGCATCAAAGgtctgctcaagaagaagcccAAATCGAATGCAGCGGGCCCATCGCGCAACGGAGCTGGGCCAAGTTCAAAAGTGGTCGatttcgagctcgagcataGCGGAGAGGATGGGACAACATTGGAAGGACGCCAGGACTTGCCGCTCTGCATCACAGTCAACGTTCTACCCAACAGCTACTTGCTAGATGCCACTgtggacgaggaagcgtGTATCGGTTCTCGCGTCCAGGTGCTAGCGACACGTAGCTCCAAAGTACTTTGCGTGCGCTCCGAAGGAACGGAAGAGATCCCTTTCAAGCGCGTCAGCGAGGCGATTCACATCGGTACTGTTCAAGCTGCGCGTCTAGCCGATGCATTGCTACAAGAACTTACAAATACGGCTGCTCCCAATGACGTTGAGGACCAGGACGATTTGGTACACGCCTCATCTCAGGGCTCGATGGACGTTGATGCTTGA
- a CDS encoding Chitin synthase 4, protein MPPRYPFGGGAQSDEAHHQPLERRTTAEAQGNSFTHGHTAYPTYDMGAEPHSPPHVSYDPYLPPSTSGDHSGYEMPSANYNDHHRSSYPQAIHSPPRMTNPYANSQPRQGSADPFDEHDGDVPLLPRGGNYAYAPASHFDEHGNHVGPVDKYADGDDDVMDEDAVNGQARGRLLHTQVPHDDDYMPGGFDPNVLENGQAGGVRFGKIPQRVPRRYKTLKRVELYHGNLVLDCPVPSKLLDKLNDRESREFTHMRYTAATCDPDEFKTERYTLRQVLFDPPRRTELFIVLTMYNEDEELFTRTMHGVMTNIAHLCTRERSKTWGKEGWKKVVVCIVSDGRLKINSRTLACLAAMGVYQEGVGKNVVNGKPVTAHIYEYTAQLSIDPSMHFKGREKGIMPVQILFCLKERNQKKINSHRWFFNAFGQILQPNICVLLDVGTMPRPRSIYHLWKAFDINSNVGGACGEIVALKGKFWGALLNPLVAAQNFEYKMSNILDKPLESVFGYITVLPGAFSAYRYIALQNDAHGQGPLCSYFKGETLHGGQSDADVFTSNMYLAEDRILCWELVSKRDSAWILHYVKSAQAVTDVPDQVPELISQRRRWLNGSFFAGIHSIIKFGYIYRSSHSFGRKFALHIEIIYQTIQLIFSWFGMANFFIAFFILTSAMSDKIHALKVPNLVLSYIYVAFIIFCFLLSMGNRPAGSKAGYTLAMVVFALLTVYMTGAAIYLAVDSILNATGPNGGGTDALVSNRTFVNIVISLAATFGIWLIASIMFLEPMHMVTSIVQYLLMAPTFVNVISIYAFANINDISWGTKGSDKVMTDLGVVGGSGNNQVEVAIPTESKDINDAYDDAIHVLSNKAPKAGPGPVDKEQKQKDYYATVRTNVVLCWSLSNAALVVGILNISSIGTRTIYMGFLLYSVAGLALFRMMGSTIYLIKRLFSGE, encoded by the coding sequence ATGCCACCTCGCTACCCATTTGGAGGTGGGGCTCAGTCCGATGAAGCTCATCACCAGCCGTTGGAGAGGCGTACGACGGCAGAGGCGCAAGGTAACTCATTCACGCATGGCCACACCGCTTATCCAACGTATGACATGGGCGCAGAACCGCATTCACCACCTCACGTCTCTTATGATCCATACTTGCCTCCTTCCACATCAGGCGATCATTCGGGCTACGAAATGCCTTCTGCCAACTACAACGACCATCATCGTTCTTCATACCCTCAGGCTATCCATAGCCCGCCTCGCATGACGAATCCCTACGCCAACTCGCAGCCTCGACAAGGCAGTGCGGATCCTTTCGATGAGCATGACGGTGATGTGCCCCTCTTGCCAAGAGGCGGCAACTATGCATATGCGCCCGCCTCGCACTTTGACGAGCACGGCAACCATGTCGGCCCTGTCGACAAGTATGCCGATGGAGATGACGATGTGATGGACGAAGACGCTGTCAACGGCCAGGCGAGAGGCCGACTGCTCCACACGCAAGTTCCCCACGATGACGATTACATGCCCGGTGGCTTCGATCCCAACGTGCTCGAAAATGGCCAGGCTGGAGGTGTGCGCTTCGGCAAGATCCCACAACGTGTGCCAAGACGATacaagacgctcaagagGGTTGAACTTTACCATGGcaacctcgtcctcgatTGTCCCGTCCCctccaagctgcttgacaagctcaacgacCGAGAGTCCCGAGAATTCACCCATATGCGATACACTGCTGCCACTTGCGACCCCGACGAGTTCAAAACCGAGCGTTACACATTGCGACAGGTTCTCTTTGACCCTCCTCGTCGCACAGAGCTGTTTATAGTTCTCACCATGTAtaacgaggacgaagagctTTTCACGCGCACCATGCACGGAGTCATGACCAACATCGCCCATCTTTGTACTCGAGAGCGCTCCAAGACCTGGGGCAAGGAAGGCTGGAAGAAAgtcgtcgtctgcatcgtctcggACGGCCGTCTCAAGATCAACTCGCGCACCTTGGCGTGCCTTGCTGCGATGGGAGTGTACCAGGAGGGCGTGGGCAAGAACGTCGTCAATGGCAAACCCGTCACTGCTCACATCTACGAATACACAGCTCAGCTCTCGATCGATCCTAGCATGCACTTCAAGGGTCGCGAAAAGGGCATCATGCCCGTCCAAATTCTCTTCTGCCTCAAGGAGCGCAACCAGAAGAAGATCAACTCGCACCGTTGGTTCTTCAACGCTTTCGGCCAGATCTTGCAGCCCAACATCTGCGTACTGCTCGATGTAGGAACCATGCCAAGACCTCGCTCCATTTACCATCTCTGGAAAGCCTTTGACATCAACTCCAACGTCGGCGGTGCCTGTGGTGAGATTGTCGCACTCAAGGGCAAATTTTGGGGCGCACTGCTCAATCCACTCGTCGCGGCGCAAAATTTCGAGTACAAGATGTCCAACATTCTCGACAAGCCGCTCGAGTCGGTCTTTGGCTACATCACGGTGCTTCCAGGTGCCTTCTCCGCGTACCGCTACATTGCGTTACAAAACGATGCTCACGGTCAAGGGCCCTTGTGCTCGTACTTTAAGGGTGAAACATTACACGGTGGCCAGTCGGACGCAGACGTCTTTACGTCGAACATGTATCTTGCCGAGGATCGCATCTTGTGTTGGGAGCTAGTGTCGAAGCGAGACAGCGCCTGGATCTTGCATTATGTCAAGTCTGCCCAAGCAGTCACGGATGTGCCCGACCAAGTTCCCGAACTGATCTCGCAACGCCGTCGTTGGCTTAACGGATCCTTCTTTGCCGGCATCCACTCGATCATCAAGTTTGGCTACATCTACCGCTCTTCGCATTCCTTCGGCCGCAAGTTCGCTCTGCACATCGAGATTATTTATCAGACGATCCAACTCATCTTTTCGTGGTTTGGTATGGCCAACTTCTTTATCGCCTTTTTCATTCTCACTAGTGCCATGAGCGACAAAATCCATGCGCTCAAGGTTCCTAATCTGGTCCTCTCCTACATCTATGTTGCCTTTATCATCTTCTGCTTCCTGCTTTCTATGGGTAATCGACCTGCGGGAAGTAAAGCTGGATACACGCTAGCTATGGTGGTGTTTGCGCTCCTAACGGTCTACATGACGGGCGCTGCAATCTACTTGGCGGTCGATTCGATTCTCAACGCCACCGGTCCCAATGGCGGTGGAACCGATGCGCTTGTTTCGAACCGTACGTTTGTCAACATTGTCATTTCGCTTGCGGCCACATTCGGTATCTGGTTGATCGCGAGTATCATGTTTCTCGAACCGATGCACATGGTCACTTCGATTGTTCAGTACCTGCTCATGGCTCCCACCTTCGTCAACGTGATCAGCATCTACGCCTTTGCCAACATCAATGACATTTCGTGGGGAACGAAAGGATCGGATAAAGTCATGACGGATTTGGGAGTCGTCGGAGGCTCTGGCAACAACCAGGTCGAAGTTGCCATTCCGACCGAGTCCAAGGACATTAACGACGCTTATGACGATGCGATCCATGTTCTGAGCAACAAGGCGCCCAAAGCCGGGCCTGGCCCTGTCGATAAGGAACAGAAGCAGAAGGACTACTACGCTACTGTGCGTACCAATGTGGTACTCTGCTGGAGTTTGAGCAAtgccgctctcgtcgtGGGCATTCTGAATATCAGTTCGATTGGCACAAGGACCATCTACATGGGATTCCTCTTGTATTCCGTCGCAGGCTTAGCGCTGTTCAGGATGATGGGTTCCACAATCTACCTGATTAAGCGGCTTTTCTCTGGAGAATAG